One window from the genome of Helicoverpa armigera isolate CAAS_96S chromosome 4, ASM3070526v1, whole genome shotgun sequence encodes:
- the LOC110375222 gene encoding THUMP domain-containing protein 1 homolog has product MGDTRKKKKFYFRKRRNKYFLEPGFRGFFCTCNFREKDCVKEVYNLLNEYAGKLYPDLGLEQPSAVPESAAPEDRSDSESEDETDIGDMLKREVDSLKKDSQKSLRHKRFQVVETGASNCIFVKTNLPSPEELTTAIIKDLVTTRLSKTRHVLRLLPIMATCKANLPDIMECAGKLFDKYFLKESSSFAIIFNKRFNSSVCRELIIKELAEMVVLKNANNKADLKNPGLCIIVEIIKGICLLSIVDNYFTYKKYNLNELSKDDTSNDSEGTQAKKFKSSVTTPTEEKKDAGVINLEVT; this is encoded by the coding sequence ATGGGTGATACGAGAAAGAAGAAAAAGTTTTACTTTCGCAAACGaagaaacaaatatttcttGGAACCCGGCTTCAGAGGCTTCTTTTGCACGTGTAACTTTAGAGAGAAAGACTGTGTGAAAGAAGTGTATAACCTTTTGAACGAGTATGCTGGGAAGCTGTATCCGGACCTGGGCCTGGAACAGCCGTCTGCAGTGCCCGAGTCCGCCGCGCCCGAGGACAGGTCGGACAGCGAGTCAGAGGATGAGACTGACATCGGTGACATGCTGAAGCGCGAAGTGGATTCCTTGAAGAAAGATTCTCAAAAGTCGCTGAGGCACAAAAGATTCCAAGTTGTGGAAACAGGTGCATCCAACTGCATTTTTGTCAAAACAAATCTTCCTAGTCCAGAAGAGCTGACCACAGCCATAATTAAAGATTTGGTGACAACAAGGCTTTCCAAGACGCGCCATGTGTTACGCTTGTTACCAATCATGGCTACCTGTAAGGCCAACTTACCAGACATCATGGAGTGtgcgggcaaactctttgatAAGTATTTCCTGAAGGAGTCTTCATCGTTTGCTATCATCTTCAACAAACGCTTCAACAGCAGCGTGTGCCGGGAGCTGATCATAAAGGAGCTGGCAGAGATGGTTGTCCTGAAGAATGCCAACAACAAAGCGGATTTAAAAAATCCTGGGCTTTGTATAATAGTGGAAATTATAAAGGGTATATGCTTACTAAGCATTGTGgacaattattttacttataaaaaatataatttgaatgaGCTGTCTAAAGACGACACATCAAATGATTCCGAGGGTACTCAAGCTAAGAAGTTTAAGAGTAGTGTGACCACTCCAACTGAAGAAAAGAAGGATGCAGGCGTCATCAACTTAGAAGTAACTTAG